A window of Etheostoma spectabile isolate EspeVRDwgs_2016 chromosome 24, UIUC_Espe_1.0, whole genome shotgun sequence genomic DNA:
GTGTCACGTTTTCCTGAAAAACCATTAGTTACAAGTTACTGTATGACTCTTTaccccattaaaaaaaaagaaaaaagaatgtttcttcaaaatattacaactttattctgGAACTCTCCACATTCttctgtggttttcttttttggccCTAGGCCATTGAAACTAACCAAATCAGAACTCCAGTTGTTGCATTCTAGCTTCAGGCTGAATCATCACTCTGCAACCAAAGCTTTTTTGACAACAGAGACAATTTCTTCTTGATGAAAGATTCTCTGATGAATCCAAATTTTCCTGTGGCAAACACAACGTGGGTATACATGTTGAAAACCTCAAACCCTGCTCAGTTATTCAGGTTCCTCCTGTAAAATACCTCCTGTTCCCTCCAGCGGCGGAGTTTAGAACGGGTAGTTGTCAGGGAAAGCCAGACCCTGGTCCGCTCCGTCGGCCAGGTACGGCCCCTCGTCCTCGTAGCTCGGCGGGGGGGCGCCGTCCTCCTCGCAGGGAGCCAGGATGGCGTCCGGGTCGGCCTTCAGACTCGGCCTGTGGTTGTCTGGGAAGGCCATGGAGAAAAGCGCCTCGGGGTTGCACACAAACTTGTAGACGTACCTTTCTCCAGCCACCTGCAggaccagccaatcagaggtgggACAAGTTAAAGCTGTTCACTGGGGAATTGAAGATGATCCTTTTTATAAATACAAATTCCAATTATTTGgtaattttatttacatgaaCCTGGAATTCATTGTGTAACATGACAATGTTccgagaaaaaagaaataaaaaaatgcaacttTTGGTTCACAATAACTGTGCTAGCATAAGAGTTGTGGATGAGAGGCGTGACGCCGGCCTTTACCTTCTGCATGATGCCCTTCTCGTAGTAGTACCTCAGGGAGCGGCTCAGCTTGTCGTAGTTCATGGCCGGCCGGTTCTTTTGGAGCCCCCAGAGCCGAGCCACCTGACAACACCAGACGCGggggacaaaacaagcaataagATAAATGATCTGATGATGAATCAATCTTTTAAATGATCCAGTCCCATTAAATGgaatttaaggccatgttaaaatgccgtgtaattcaaaaatgcaaCTGCCACATGAGACctcttcctttcctctatgctgtatttctggttaaattgtaactggtgtgccgtcttggccaggtctccctcaaAAAAGAGAtgtcaatctcaagggacttcctggttaaataaaagggtttaaaaaaaaaaaagaaaaaactttatATGTCCCACTGTGGGGAAATTGGGGTTTGCAACACCAAAGACAAGACCAAGATAGGAGAGTGTACAGAGATAgataaatgtacaaaatatagCCGTATTAACAGTATTATACAATAAATCACACATGAATTATTAAGTGGCACTTTGAAATTTGCCCAAATGAAAAATTATGCACAGATGTAATGATAATAAATGGCATACGGATAATAATGGCCCATGGGATGCAGGATATAGTGCACATGGTTTGTTACAAAACCATCCGGCTGAATAATATTCAAGCCTTTCCAACAGTACGCCTCTTAACAAAAGCCCCGTGTGGTGGTGACAACAACTGACCTCCTCAGGGTCGATGAGCTTAAACTCCATGTTGCGGCCCGTCCAGACGATCAGGTGCCCGTTGGCCGTGTTGTCCAGCAGCGTGAGCAGGAACTGCCAGAGCTGCAGGGAGCCGCGCCGCTGGTACGGCAGACCCTCCTGCTTCACTTTACCTGCGCACAGAGTCCAACAGGAAACAATAAGTACACCGCTCGCTATTTCGGGCGGCAAAATAGTCATAAGTAGGTCTATTCCTCCCAGATTATCAGCAGCAGTAATTACAAATACCTAGACTATACTTATGCACTTGAAGCTCAAATTGGGTCTTACCTTCCGGTCTGTCTGGCACAACACAAGTGTCATCATAGCCCAGCCGGGGCTCTCTGTCAGCACCAAACCCTGCGGGGCGGAAACATGTAATATTAGGACAATTTACACTTGTTCCACTGAGAAAcaacttattttttattgtcatttaagTTTCATTGAAAATCATACAGAACCATATGTAggcaaaattacaaataagtATAAGCTTTGAATGGACCCAGCATGTAGTTAAATAAGAATTTCTTACATATATggatgtgtataatgacaaaatgtaaacatgaatTGTAGAATATTAatacaataaagaaaaagaaaaaatcaactAAGTGACATGTGAGCTTTCTCCCTTATTTGTAATGCAACAAGAAACGAGTTATTTTAAAGCCAGCGCACACACTTACCAATGTTGTTGTTCTGGTATAAGACTGAAGACTTCCCAAATGACGACTGGCAGGTTTGAACTTCTGGAAGACAAAGCATGCTTCCTGGTCTCTGAATCACTACTAACATACTGGGCCATTTAAAAAGGCCCTGGTCAGATCTGTGGTAAATATCTCTTGCACATTCAAAAATGTAGCAATTTCGCGTAGACGTAGCAGATGACACTCTCACCTGAGTCAAAGCCAAAGTCCCTTGGCTCTTGTTTGATGGAGACATGGTTGAAGGCAGCCTGGGACGGCCCCAGACCTGGACCGGCGGCCCCGGCTCTGGGTATCGTGGATCCACCAGCTCCTGTTTGAAACCTCTGGGCCCGTGGGGAACCAGGGGCTCTGAAAGGTGGCGCTGATACAGCGGGCGCCCGTCACGGCTCGGGCGTTGGTACGGCGTGTTGACCGCTTTCTCCGGAGGGAGGAAGGACAAGCAGGGCTCCGACTGCTGCCGCTGGAACCTGCAGCGGGAAAGAACACCAGAGGAGGTTTCAGGGGCTGAACTCGCTTCATTTCCAGcttaaaatgccaacaaaccatGTATCTTTGAATAAAAATTGATTATTCACTCTCAATTAAGCCTCACATTCAGCAAGTGATGAAAATAATTTATGTTGAAATTGGACTTTGTTTTAGAAACTTGCTTTTCCAGCCGAGGCCAAAGAGAGACTGGTTGCTGCCCCCTTTCTGTCTGTGCTGGACTACGGACACTGGACGCGGTCTACCATGGAGCACTGAGATTTACCACAAATCTCAAATCCCTGACTCACCAttgtttattatatgcttgGCCTTGTATGTGTAGACTTATCCATTGGCATGTTATATGTAAGGCTGTTGGACTGTTTCATTCTTACATTCTGGTGTACATCCTACAACAAACTATGGGAAGTTCTTCCATCAAAACGGTCCCTAATGTCTGTACTGAACTGAGAAAAAGGGCGTCTCAGTATGGTGCTCCCTCGGCTTGGAATCAGTTATAAAACCTCATAAATACTTCGGGACTGGTTTCACAGCGATTCTAATGTGACTTGGAATCCAGCACATCTGGCTGTAGACATCTTtctaatttcagttttttgtctCCATTTGAAAGTGTTATACATTTGTCTTATGTCTGATACCATATTATTTGTGCTGCTGCATGGCTTTtattcctggttaaataaaaaaggtaaaaccTAAAAGATTAAACTTGTTAACTCACCTTGGTTCTGTGCTAAAAGACGCACCGGGGCAGCTGAGATGAGGCAGAGCAAACTGCTGGCTTTGGTTGGGCTGTGGGAGGCTGCGGTGGTGGGAGGGGCTCGGGGCAGGAGCGTGGATCCGGGGGCAGTTATCGGTCAGCTGGGGGGAAGACGGGTGCAACTGCCTCTGTACGGGTGGAGGTCCTGCCGGATGGGTGGAGCCACACTGTACGGGTGTGGAGGCTGGAGTCGGAGCTTTGAGCACAGCTGGCTTGTTGCCACAGGCACTgaggagagaaaacaggaaGCAGCTGTAATCATAAACGTCTGCATGATGTGTATGGATTTATgataaaaatcatacaatgcaCTGGCCTGGTCATTCTGTACCTGTAACTATAAAGGCACATGTCAGCGTGAGGCGTTCTGCAGGGAGACGGGCTGGGCTCTCTCTTCACTTTGCTGATGGGCGGTCCATGAAAcatcactgcacacacacacacgaataaTAATTGATACTGTTTTGAAGATGAAATGGAATTagtcccccctctctcctcctcaaaagctacagactcaaatGGCACATCCTGAGGAaggctcattgtgggactgctCTAGTGGCTGCACCAAggctctataaaagagacttcagatccagtattaggggaccactaaggtctatataaagagacttcagatccagtattagggaccactaaggtctatataaaagacttcagatccagtattagggaccactaaggtctatataaaagagacttcagatccagtattaggggaccactaaggtctatataaaagagacttcagatccagtattaggggaccactaaggtctatataaaagagacttcagatccagtattagggaccactaaggtttatataaaagagacttcagatacagtattagggaccactaaggtctatataaaagagacttcaggtacagtattagggaccactaaggtctatataaaagagcttcagtacagtattagggacataaggtctatataagcaCTCAGATACagtaggaccactaaggtcataaagagaacttcagatacagtattaggggaccactaaggtctatataagagacttcagatacagtattaggggaccactaaggtctctaagGACCTTTAAACAAAGCACAAATGTGAACAGTTGAATAAGCCTGGTTGTTACAGAATACCTAAGAGGACCTACCATCTGAAAAGTATACTTAATGACATGAATGGAAAAAGATAACGAGCCTCTGACAGTTTCTTGGTAACAAACATTTTCAAGCGACACAGGCAACGTCTTCGGTGTCGTATGTTTAGGGATGTAAACCACCGTGGCTCCCATGTGGGTTTTACGTTTGAGCAGAAGTAAGAAAGTGTCCCATGTGATCCCAGCCTTCCTGGAACctgcagccatgtttccatccacaacGCAAACCCTGTCAGATTTATTGTCCGGACCGGGGAGTCGGTCGGTTGAGGCAGCTATCAAGCAGCAATAAATACATGTAGTACGTGTTTGGCAGGGGTACTAAATGTTCCATTTCCCCTGGTCTTATCTGTGACATCATTGTTTTAAAAGGTACCATTTCCTGCACCACATGACTACCATCATCTAATTGGCACAGATCCACTGCTGGCTGGTGTGAGGGTCATAAactgtaaacaaaataaaaactttatttaaaccACTGGCCCTGGAGAGTACATGGACTGTATTCATTCACACACGCTGCAAGAAACACTGTACAAAGCCTCAATGCTGCACAATGTGGAGGTACTTTGAGTacttccattttatgctactatATATTGTTACTACAACAGAAAGGGAATCTTGTACtttactacatttatctgaaaaCTATAGTTACTATACAGATTATACCTCCTAACATAACATTTGTGTAGTATTGCTACTTTGTTTATCGATTAGTCTGGTGCAATGGAAGTACATTGCAAGTACAGTGTCAGGCTGTGCCCTTCCACATCTGCTatttgtgtgttgctgttcttAAAATCCAGTCGCTACGGAAACCAAGACAACCACTGATGCTGAAAATGGTAAGTTTTGATGATTGAATTGTGCAATAAGGCAAGCCTGCTTTGTTCTTTCTTCACACGCTACTGTGTTGTGTAAACAGTGAACGTCATTTAATATTTTCATGTGGCTTTTTCCATTGTGGGGGTGCAAACGTTccgccaaaacaagttccttgctGGGACTATTTGCAGAGCTGCGTCTGGTCCTGAGCTCTGtccaagacgattgggattggttaaagaaatgcaaacaagccagagtgttttctttctccttttgccAAATGGATGTGTTGATGTAGTCTCGCTTGGCCAGACGTCCCTACACCGCGGCGCTccggaggagggtctggagaGTCCCCACAgaattccgggatgggagaaaaacatgctctggtttattggcatttctctaaactaatcacaatcgtcttgggtggcgctaaccGCTCTATGGAGCCgcggcgcctctgcaaaatcgCCCCGGGAAGGAActcgttttggtggaacatgtgtgcgtTAAAATGTAGCTTTAGTCGAGcaacaggaaactcagattggacagatagtctagctagctgtctgggtttaccctgcagagatctgaggaccaggtaaccgtagtcctcagatattgactggagtttaaaatgccaacacacaaGGAAGCTCAAGGCCACGGATATCCGGCCTAACTGAGGGAAATCTGGCGGAATACCCAGCGGCAACGGagaaatcctggaagtggaacctTGAGGATATAGGCTGTGTGGGGTACCAAGATctgacaatgcgagactacttATTGATAAAGCCGCCATTGTTGTAGTTTATTTACTGTCAACGCCATCTGTGGCCCAAGCCCACTGGCTTCTACTGAagacttaattttttttattttaagtttaaatgTATAGTGTCAACTTTTAGTCTTAGTAATTTCCATAATCAGCCTGGTGGTGTAGTTTTCAGGAAAAAGTCACTCAAACAGGTCTAAGTAGAGCAAATGTTTGGGGCTATTTCACATGACGATGCATTAATAAAGTATGTGTTCTTCTACAAAATGATTGCTCGTGGTTTTACATCTCTGAGCCCCCTCTATAAATATTAGAGGAGGAACAGCTACTCACAGTTATTGGACTGGAAATCTGGGACAAACTGCTCATCATCAGGAACCTGAGCTGTCAGAGGGGAAAAGACAGGATATTAAAAGACGCTTCTGATCACATTTACTAATTCTTCACACAATATTAATACAGTATCGAGGGCTtcatgtgtttttctgtatttcctcAATTTCCCCCCAATACTCTCTTTGGAAGGGCGTGAGCGCACAGCTTTAAAATCAGAGAAGTGTATAAAGTGtacatttgtgcatgtg
This region includes:
- the LOC116673757 gene encoding LOW QUALITY PROTEIN: ETS translocation variant 5-like (The sequence of the model RefSeq protein was modified relative to this genomic sequence to represent the inferred CDS: inserted 1 base in 1 codon) gives rise to the protein MDGFYDQQVPFVVPESKCHAEGAERCLSDRKRKFMDTELAQDTEELFQDLIQLQEIWIAEAQVPDDEQFVPDFQSNNLMFHGPPISKVKREPSPSPCRTPHADMCLYSYSACGNKPAVLKAPTPASTPVQCGSTHPAGPPPVQRQLHPSSPQLTDNCPRIHAPAPSPSHHRSLPQPNQSQQFALPHLSCPGASFSTEPRFQRQQSEPCLSFLPPEKAVNTPYQRPSRDGRPLYQRHLSEPLVPHGPRGFKQELVDPRYPEPGPPXPGLGPSQAAFNHVSIKQEPRDFGFDSEVQTCQSSFGKSSVLYQNNNIGFGADREPRLGYDDTCVVPDRPEGKVKQEGLPYQRRGSLQLWQFLLTLLDNTANGHLIVWTGRNMEFKLIDPEEVARLWGLQKNRPAMNYDKLSRSLRYYYEKGIMQKVAGERYVYKFVCNPEALFSMAFPDNHRPSLKADPDAILAPCEEDGAPPPSYEDEGPYLADGADQGLAFPDNYPF